Proteins encoded by one window of Myxococcales bacterium:
- the deoC gene encoding deoxyribose-phosphate aldolase — protein MSTPIHAAGPVVLASDHGGFDLKEALKRHLSKQGVAIIDAGTHNKDACDYPVFATAAALTVARGQAWRGVVVDGAGIGSGMVANKVPGVRSAMAFDVATARNAREHNDANLLTLGAGYLSEETAIKVLDAFLTTDCTLDRHKRRVAMIDALDHGRSLPPFSDTTRTSELMPSTDRASLVQAIVDVLSANPTLLSGATDMPGGAPSFCENGVCVACGNCISKRADSVRAIVGNGPMRLASAPGLGAVPEDIAKFIDHTLLKPEATYADIDKLCAEAAKFGFASVCVNPVHVRRCADKLKGSSALVCTVVGFPLGATPSDIKALEARRALRDGAREIDMVIAIGALKSGDHKYVYDDIRTVAETVHEGRAILKVILETALLTDEEKIAGCVAAKKARADFVKTSTGFAKGGATVHDVTLMATAVDHRLGVKASGGVGSVDDARKMIQAGATRIGASVGVKIVQESRGEKSDQASAKAAY, from the coding sequence ATGAGCACGCCCATTCACGCGGCCGGGCCAGTCGTCCTTGCCAGCGATCATGGTGGCTTCGACCTGAAAGAGGCGCTCAAGCGCCACCTCTCGAAGCAGGGCGTGGCCATCATCGACGCCGGTACGCACAACAAGGATGCGTGTGACTACCCGGTGTTCGCCACCGCGGCGGCACTGACCGTGGCGCGTGGTCAGGCGTGGCGGGGCGTCGTGGTCGACGGCGCCGGCATCGGCTCCGGCATGGTCGCGAACAAAGTCCCGGGCGTGCGCTCGGCGATGGCGTTCGACGTCGCCACGGCGAGGAACGCGCGCGAGCACAACGACGCCAACTTGCTCACGCTCGGCGCCGGCTATCTGAGCGAAGAAACCGCCATCAAAGTCCTTGACGCCTTTCTCACGACCGATTGTACTCTGGACCGTCACAAGCGCCGGGTGGCGATGATCGACGCGCTCGACCACGGGCGCAGCCTCCCGCCGTTCAGCGACACCACGAGGACCAGCGAGCTCATGCCCAGCACAGACCGTGCATCGCTCGTCCAAGCGATCGTCGACGTGCTCAGCGCGAACCCGACGCTGCTCTCCGGAGCGACGGACATGCCCGGCGGCGCGCCGAGCTTCTGTGAAAACGGCGTGTGCGTCGCCTGCGGAAACTGCATTTCGAAGCGGGCGGACAGCGTGCGGGCCATCGTCGGAAACGGCCCGATGCGCCTCGCCAGCGCGCCGGGGCTCGGCGCCGTGCCCGAAGACATCGCGAAGTTCATCGACCACACGCTGCTCAAGCCCGAGGCCACCTACGCGGACATCGACAAACTGTGCGCCGAAGCGGCCAAATTCGGCTTCGCTTCGGTGTGTGTGAACCCCGTGCACGTCAGGCGTTGCGCCGACAAACTCAAGGGCTCCTCGGCCCTGGTCTGCACGGTCGTCGGCTTCCCGCTCGGCGCCACCCCAAGCGACATCAAGGCCCTCGAAGCGCGGCGCGCGCTGCGCGACGGAGCGCGCGAGATCGACATGGTGATCGCCATCGGCGCACTCAAGTCGGGTGACCACAAATACGTCTACGACGACATCCGTACCGTCGCAGAGACCGTGCACGAGGGGCGCGCGATCCTGAAGGTGATCCTCGAGACGGCCCTGCTCACGGACGAAGAGAAGATTGCAGGCTGCGTCGCCGCCAAGAAGGCGCGCGCCGACTTCGTCAAGACCTCGACCGGGTTCGCGAAGGGCGGCGCGACGGTCCACGACGTCACGCTGATGGCCACGGCCGTCGATCACCGGCTCGGCGTCAAGGCATCGGGCGGCGTCGGCTCGGTGGATGACGCGCGCAAGATGATCCAGGCCGGCGCGACGCGCATTGGTGCGTCGGTCGGAGTGAAGATCGTTCAGGAGTCGCGCGGGGAAAAATCCGACCAAGCGTCCGCGAAGGCTGCGTACTAG
- a CDS encoding Uma2 family endonuclease, with amino-acid sequence MILDEPELHLSNDILVPDLGGWKRTRMPAVRNEPYFTLAPDWVCEVLSPSSTKTDRADKLPIYAREAVGHVWLVNPLDHTLEALRLETGRYTSLAVWRDAARGRAEPFEAIELDLSILWADVQL; translated from the coding sequence ATCATCCTCGACGAACCCGAGCTCCACTTGTCAAACGACATCCTCGTCCCGGATCTCGGGGGTTGGAAAAGGACCCGCATGCCCGCGGTCCGAAACGAGCCGTATTTTACCCTCGCGCCCGACTGGGTGTGCGAGGTGCTCTCACCGTCGAGCACGAAGACCGATCGCGCTGACAAGTTGCCAATCTACGCGCGCGAGGCCGTTGGCCACGTGTGGCTGGTGAATCCACTTGACCATACGCTGGAGGCCCTGCGGCTCGAGACCGGGCGCTACACCAGCCTCGCCGTGTGGCGCGATGCTGCTCGTGGCCGAGCCGAGCCTTTCGAGGCCATCGAGCTCGACCTCTCCATTCTGTGGGCCGATGTGCAACTCTGA
- a CDS encoding triose-phosphate isomerase translates to MGVNPERRPFIAGNWKMNLGGPEARELSGAVASAVRSFDRVDVLVAPPFTALHAVRAMLDEAESRVALGAQNMSDEDDGALTGEISSAMLRAMGVTWVLLGHSERRQRCGETDELVAKKCARAMTTGPRPIVCVGETLAEREAGTTLAVVERQVKAVLGELVRQPGFGAIAYEPVWAIGTGKVASPEDAETVHASIRAMLAGASDALARATRVLYGGSVKADNAALLLGQPNIDGALVGGASLDAAGFARIVAAADHAPQ, encoded by the coding sequence ATGGGCGTGAATCCCGAGCGCAGACCCTTCATCGCCGGCAACTGGAAGATGAACCTCGGCGGCCCCGAAGCCAGAGAGCTGTCCGGCGCGGTGGCGAGCGCGGTTCGGTCGTTCGACCGCGTCGACGTGCTCGTCGCCCCTCCGTTCACCGCGCTCCACGCCGTCCGCGCGATGTTGGACGAGGCCGAGAGCCGCGTCGCGCTCGGTGCGCAGAACATGAGCGACGAGGACGACGGTGCGCTCACGGGCGAGATCTCCAGCGCGATGTTGCGCGCGATGGGCGTGACGTGGGTGCTTCTGGGTCACAGCGAGCGCCGCCAACGTTGCGGCGAGACGGACGAGCTCGTCGCGAAAAAGTGCGCGCGGGCCATGACGACGGGGCCGAGACCCATCGTGTGTGTCGGCGAGACCCTCGCCGAGCGGGAAGCAGGAACGACGCTCGCGGTGGTCGAGCGGCAGGTCAAAGCGGTGCTGGGGGAGCTAGTGCGCCAGCCAGGCTTTGGCGCCATCGCCTACGAGCCGGTGTGGGCCATCGGCACGGGCAAGGTGGCGAGCCCCGAAGATGCGGAGACCGTGCACGCGTCGATTCGCGCGATGCTGGCCGGAGCGTCGGACGCCCTCGCGAGAGCAACGCGGGTGCTCTACGGCGGCAGCGTGAAGGCCGACAACGCGGCCCTCCTCTTGGGTCAGCCCAACATCGACGGCGCGCTGGTCGGGGGTGCGTCACTGGACGCGGCGGGTTTTGCTCGGATCGTCGCAGCCGCCGACCACGCGCCTCAGTGA
- a CDS encoding AAA family ATPase — MTSRRRGPRLVGRDAELAEIDQLVAEAHLVCVVGPPGVGKTALARAYWAGLPRGRSWFLKLGDAGNIDALISACARAMDVSVAGSSSTEAALDRLAAALRARGPAVLVADGLDSIAAAAAEAITRLLATATELRIVVTSRSPLMLDAEEVLELRPLSLPDGPDLTNSAAVELFIERARAVRPGFTVADEDARQLAALLRRVDGLPLGIELSASRVGVLGIGEILERLERSTAPPLFAALEAAWNLLGQVEQTALARASVFRGGFGVLAAEAVLADGGDLAPVLDLLESLRRKSMLMTEPKTTRFGEHRFFLLESLRRVAAAKRPADADDARQRHAEYYTAFATSWAALVDGERALEAVHRLAQERDNIRAAADYHLDAVARGTQAVENAIRTLISLERLAITSDPVAWYIERLTRALEQSGRMTTPRLVAAALATRATLLLFIGRGAAAVEDYEKAQAIADAAGELEMAARMLAASAVARSGFLPESDAGRHETLQQALADMRRALDAHPTRDVRRATMLNNLGAIYDRMGDKRRAEQSVEEAILCHEQSSRESSRLATALAGRGELRLYAGRLGEAEQDLTRALAISRRFADPRAQAYALTQLSLIALERGLVSEARTKLERALELHAEHAFRWVDGLARGLLGDVRRASGELPAAELEYRTALELAKERGDTHGEARLLAALGAVAAARGNAAAASELLGGAERVSGDAKDRAFVSIERGHTELAAARVARDQGDSSAERALLAGARARCLAATSPEEPLLRIARGRLELALSAELDEHAAPPADLSGVLAVVAADGSSFQLPDTTVVRLSRRRALCRVLEALAAQRLVTPGDGLSVEELVRAGWPGENPSRHSGVLRVHNAISTLRKLGLGSALGRREDGYFLDPDVRVGPPRRPA, encoded by the coding sequence GTGACGAGCCGACGCCGTGGGCCCCGACTGGTCGGACGCGACGCGGAGCTAGCGGAGATCGACCAGCTCGTCGCGGAAGCACACCTCGTGTGCGTCGTCGGGCCGCCCGGCGTCGGCAAGACGGCGCTCGCGCGCGCTTACTGGGCGGGCCTGCCGCGGGGGCGCTCCTGGTTCTTGAAGCTCGGCGACGCAGGTAACATCGACGCGCTGATCTCCGCCTGCGCCCGGGCCATGGACGTCTCCGTCGCCGGCTCCAGCTCGACCGAAGCTGCGCTGGATCGACTGGCAGCGGCGCTCCGAGCTCGCGGTCCCGCGGTGCTGGTGGCTGACGGACTGGACTCGATCGCCGCTGCAGCAGCCGAGGCCATCACCCGACTGCTGGCCACGGCGACCGAGTTGCGGATCGTCGTCACCTCGCGGTCCCCTCTGATGCTCGATGCTGAAGAAGTGCTCGAGCTTCGCCCGCTGTCACTCCCGGACGGCCCCGACCTCACCAACTCGGCGGCCGTCGAGCTGTTCATCGAGCGCGCTCGGGCCGTGCGCCCCGGCTTCACCGTCGCCGACGAAGACGCTCGACAGCTCGCGGCGCTGCTCCGCCGCGTCGATGGCCTGCCCCTCGGTATCGAGCTCAGCGCGTCGCGAGTCGGAGTGCTCGGCATCGGCGAGATCCTGGAGCGCCTCGAGCGCTCGACCGCTCCGCCTCTGTTCGCAGCGCTGGAGGCCGCGTGGAACCTGCTCGGTCAGGTCGAGCAGACTGCACTCGCGCGGGCCAGCGTGTTTCGGGGCGGGTTCGGGGTACTCGCGGCCGAGGCCGTGCTGGCTGATGGCGGCGACCTCGCCCCAGTCCTGGATCTTCTGGAATCCCTGCGTCGAAAGTCGATGCTGATGACGGAGCCCAAGACGACGCGATTTGGCGAGCACCGCTTCTTTCTTCTCGAGAGCCTGCGCCGGGTCGCTGCGGCGAAGCGGCCCGCCGATGCCGACGACGCGCGCCAACGGCACGCTGAGTACTACACTGCGTTCGCCACGAGTTGGGCGGCGCTGGTAGACGGCGAGCGAGCTCTCGAAGCGGTGCACCGTCTGGCCCAAGAGCGGGACAACATCCGTGCCGCCGCGGATTACCATCTCGACGCGGTTGCACGGGGCACGCAGGCGGTGGAGAACGCCATTCGGACGTTGATCTCCCTCGAGCGGCTCGCGATCACCTCCGACCCCGTCGCTTGGTACATCGAGCGATTGACGCGTGCACTCGAGCAGTCGGGCCGGATGACGACACCGCGGCTGGTAGCCGCTGCGCTCGCGACGCGCGCCACTCTGCTGTTGTTCATCGGGAGAGGCGCCGCGGCGGTGGAGGACTATGAAAAGGCCCAAGCCATTGCCGATGCCGCCGGCGAGCTCGAGATGGCCGCGCGCATGCTCGCGGCCTCCGCGGTCGCGCGCTCGGGGTTCTTGCCGGAATCGGACGCGGGTCGACACGAGACGCTCCAGCAAGCGCTCGCGGACATGCGCCGGGCACTCGACGCGCATCCAACGCGAGACGTGCGCCGGGCGACGATGCTGAACAACCTGGGCGCGATCTACGACCGCATGGGAGACAAGCGCCGCGCCGAACAGAGCGTCGAGGAGGCCATCCTCTGCCATGAACAGAGCTCTCGGGAGTCATCCCGCCTCGCCACCGCGCTCGCCGGTCGAGGTGAGCTCCGTCTGTACGCCGGGAGGCTCGGCGAGGCCGAACAAGACCTCACGCGCGCGCTCGCCATCAGCCGCCGCTTCGCCGATCCGCGGGCGCAGGCCTACGCACTCACTCAACTCTCCTTGATCGCGCTCGAGCGCGGCCTGGTGAGCGAGGCCCGCACCAAGCTCGAGCGCGCCCTCGAGCTGCATGCCGAGCACGCCTTCCGCTGGGTCGATGGCTTGGCTCGGGGACTTCTGGGCGACGTCAGGCGAGCCAGCGGCGAGCTGCCCGCCGCCGAGCTCGAGTATCGGACCGCCCTCGAGCTCGCCAAGGAACGAGGTGACACGCATGGAGAAGCAAGGTTGCTCGCGGCTCTCGGCGCTGTCGCGGCAGCCCGCGGAAACGCAGCCGCCGCGTCCGAGCTCCTGGGCGGGGCCGAGCGAGTGTCCGGTGACGCGAAGGACCGTGCATTCGTGAGCATCGAGCGCGGACATACCGAGCTGGCGGCAGCGCGCGTCGCGCGCGACCAGGGTGATTCGAGCGCCGAGCGCGCGCTGCTCGCTGGCGCCCGGGCCAGGTGCCTCGCCGCGACCTCGCCGGAAGAACCGCTCCTGCGCATCGCGCGCGGGCGCCTCGAGCTCGCGCTCTCGGCCGAGCTCGACGAACACGCGGCGCCTCCGGCTGATCTGTCTGGAGTGCTCGCGGTGGTAGCCGCCGACGGCAGCTCGTTCCAGCTGCCGGACACGACCGTTGTCCGGCTGAGCCGACGCCGAGCGCTGTGTCGCGTGCTCGAGGCGCTGGCGGCGCAGCGTCTCGTGACCCCCGGCGACGGTTTGTCGGTCGAGGAGCTGGTGCGCGCCGGCTGGCCCGGGGAAAACCCTTCGCGCCACTCCGGGGTGTTGCGGGTCCACAACGCGATCTCCACGCTGCGGAAGCTGGGTCTGGGCAGCGCTCTCGGTCGGCGCGAGGATGGATACTTCCTGGATCCGGACGTGCGCGTCGGACCACCGAGGCGCCCCGCCTGA
- a CDS encoding formylglycine-generating enzyme family protein — protein MPTPDARSGEGGRAPDAGAGGQPPDPGPATPEKPAPGHWLQLPPGSYTEGAPKTESCNGTQNQVLHAVTLSHPFELSATEVTFAEYATVFGAEHPAYAGCSSCPVSLVSFHGAAAVCNGYSKYAGLTPCYSCQTTAVGTECVEALSPYACHGYRLPTEAEWEYANRAGTSTPIFNGDIVNCSGFDVGLDQIAWYLFNASGGAHPVAGKQGNAWGFYDMSGNVWEWTHDGYVSDRSTLPTLNPIGVSSEGLRVMRGGSYNCTPEEVRAAHRSGLPASIAASNVGLRCARTLD, from the coding sequence GTGCCGACCCCCGATGCCCGGTCGGGGGAGGGTGGCCGGGCGCCTGACGCAGGGGCTGGAGGCCAGCCGCCCGATCCGGGTCCCGCGACGCCCGAAAAACCTGCTCCTGGCCATTGGCTTCAGCTCCCACCGGGGAGCTACACCGAGGGCGCACCCAAGACCGAGTCGTGCAACGGCACACAGAATCAAGTCTTGCACGCGGTCACCCTCAGCCATCCGTTCGAGCTCTCCGCCACGGAGGTGACCTTCGCTGAATACGCCACCGTCTTCGGAGCGGAGCACCCAGCCTACGCGGGATGCTCGAGCTGCCCCGTGTCACTGGTGAGCTTTCACGGCGCCGCGGCCGTGTGCAACGGCTACTCCAAGTACGCCGGCTTGACCCCTTGTTACTCCTGTCAAACGACCGCGGTCGGCACCGAGTGCGTGGAAGCGCTCTCACCCTACGCCTGCCACGGATACCGTCTGCCGACCGAGGCCGAATGGGAGTACGCCAATCGCGCGGGCACTTCGACGCCTATCTTCAACGGTGACATCGTCAACTGCAGCGGCTTCGACGTGGGCCTCGATCAGATCGCCTGGTACCTGTTCAACGCCTCCGGCGGTGCCCATCCGGTCGCCGGAAAACAGGGCAATGCCTGGGGTTTCTACGACATGAGTGGCAACGTCTGGGAGTGGACACACGACGGCTACGTGAGTGACCGATCGACCCTGCCCACGCTGAACCCCATTGGTGTGAGCAGCGAAGGACTCCGGGTGATGCGCGGCGGCTCCTACAACTGCACGCCAGAGGAAGTCCGTGCCGCACATCGCTCGGGGTTACCCGCGTCGATCGCGGCGTCCAACGTGGGTCTGCGTTGTGCGCGCACGCTGGACTGA
- a CDS encoding IgGFc-binding protein — MWIGSRILLGSAIVATAVSCAATDDVVGVSAPSVGGAGPTGGSGGGALPVGGAGSGGALNIDAGGDGSLLGDPCDPDNPNPSYVGCDFWPTVTTNSVWEVFDFAVVVANAGVETASIKIEKDGQPLTTGEVPPGELRKFYLPWVPELKWEAGTSCGALASISQSVRAVGAAYHLTSSSAVTAYQFNPLEYRGQGGPEGKVWDSCPGLQPCFTNNNQPIGCYSFTNDASLLLPSNAWTSTYRVMGQKNYKSGSFIAITAAEDGTTVQVKLAKNADVQPGTGVAATALGSQAELTLDAGDVVQLIGDVGRDFAGSLVLANKKIQVISGARCTQEPQGTPACDHLEETVLPAEALGTRYFVTAPTAVHGNVVGHHVRIFGNVDGTKLSYPSGTPAGAPTLISAGEVVDLEHVEQDFEVVGSSAFGVGTYMLGGMIQDPPTSAGDEDYQGDPSQSFTVPVEQYRKKYVFLAPDDYDVSYVDVVAPESASIQIDGNPVTANKHSIGSAYAVLRVKLGPGNGGAHVLVADQPVGIQVMGYGTFTSYQYPGGADIQRISLPPVK; from the coding sequence ATGTGGATCGGAAGCCGGATCTTGCTGGGCTCTGCAATCGTCGCGACCGCGGTGAGCTGCGCGGCAACGGACGACGTGGTCGGAGTATCCGCCCCAAGTGTGGGGGGTGCGGGTCCGACGGGAGGTTCGGGCGGGGGTGCTCTGCCCGTCGGCGGGGCGGGCAGCGGGGGCGCGCTCAACATCGACGCCGGCGGCGACGGCTCGCTGCTGGGTGATCCGTGTGACCCCGACAACCCCAACCCCTCGTACGTCGGCTGCGACTTCTGGCCGACCGTGACCACCAACAGTGTGTGGGAGGTGTTCGACTTCGCGGTGGTGGTTGCCAATGCTGGCGTCGAGACCGCCAGCATCAAGATCGAGAAGGATGGACAGCCGCTCACGACCGGTGAGGTCCCGCCCGGAGAGCTCCGCAAGTTCTACTTGCCCTGGGTCCCCGAGCTGAAGTGGGAGGCCGGGACCAGCTGCGGCGCGCTTGCGTCCATATCGCAGTCCGTGCGGGCCGTTGGCGCGGCGTACCACCTGACCAGCAGCTCGGCGGTCACCGCTTACCAGTTCAACCCGCTCGAGTACCGCGGCCAGGGCGGACCCGAGGGCAAAGTTTGGGATTCTTGCCCTGGTCTCCAGCCGTGTTTCACCAACAACAACCAACCCATCGGCTGCTACTCGTTCACCAACGACGCATCGCTCTTGCTCCCGAGCAATGCGTGGACCTCGACCTACCGGGTCATGGGACAGAAGAACTACAAGAGCGGGAGCTTCATCGCCATCACCGCGGCCGAAGACGGCACCACCGTGCAGGTGAAGCTGGCCAAGAACGCCGACGTTCAGCCGGGCACCGGCGTCGCGGCCACGGCCCTCGGCAGCCAGGCGGAGCTCACGCTCGATGCGGGCGATGTGGTCCAGCTGATTGGCGACGTGGGCCGCGACTTTGCCGGCTCGCTGGTGTTGGCCAACAAGAAGATCCAGGTCATCTCCGGTGCGCGCTGCACACAAGAGCCGCAAGGCACCCCCGCCTGTGATCATCTGGAGGAGACGGTGCTCCCGGCAGAAGCCCTCGGCACGCGCTACTTCGTCACCGCGCCCACGGCCGTCCACGGCAACGTCGTGGGGCATCACGTCCGCATCTTCGGCAACGTCGATGGCACGAAGCTCTCTTATCCGTCTGGAACGCCGGCGGGCGCACCCACCCTGATTTCTGCGGGCGAGGTCGTCGACCTCGAGCACGTGGAACAGGACTTCGAGGTGGTCGGCTCGAGCGCGTTCGGTGTCGGGACCTACATGCTCGGCGGCATGATCCAGGACCCGCCGACCAGTGCCGGCGACGAGGACTACCAAGGTGACCCTTCCCAGAGCTTCACCGTGCCGGTCGAGCAGTATCGGAAGAAGTACGTGTTCTTGGCGCCGGACGACTACGACGTGAGCTACGTCGACGTGGTCGCGCCCGAGAGCGCTAGCATTCAGATCGACGGCAACCCCGTGACGGCAAACAAGCACTCGATTGGCTCTGCGTACGCCGTCCTCAGGGTGAAGCTCGGTCCGGGCAACGGCGGGGCGCACGTGCTCGTCGCTGACCAACCCGTCGGCATCCAGGTGATGGGTTACGGCACGTTCACGAGTTACCAGTACCCCGGCGGGGCCGACATCCAGCGCATCTCATTGCCGCCGGTCAAGTAA